The following proteins are encoded in a genomic region of Corylus avellana chromosome ca4, CavTom2PMs-1.0:
- the LOC132178152 gene encoding uncharacterized protein LOC132178152 yields MRSVGKKCGSNVRSWKRRARAQAWRNEVPIPMDHLQDKGKNQIGEETDGRSSPNKKSRMGVSEGMAPEAELVVAGSHQGQEGFMALKLDMSKAYNRVKWDFLEAIMCKLGFAARWVKLTMIRMVKYLVLVHGKSYGNISPSRGIRQGDPLSPYFFILYAEGLNSILQMEDRENWIIGLPITRGGTRLNYLFFIDASLLFCKANTIKWVRIQHILEMYEKAYGQKLNREKKSIFFLAGIQRGKLKTIFFQLLGIWDQINGWKEIFLSQVGKEVLLKAVVEAIPTYTMSVFQLPKTLCKEINSMMSRFWWENMEKEKRTAWMSWERMEKAKEKGGMGYRDLEYFNMALLAKQGWRILQNQNSLVAKVFEEKYYKKGNLSQLKCGEEVFICMEEYLECK; encoded by the exons ATGCGGTCTGTAGGGAAGAAGTGTGGTTCCAATGTACGATCTTGGAAGAGAAGAGCAAGAGCCCAGGCATGGAGGAATGAAGTTCCTATTCCTATGGACCACCTACAAGATAAGGGGAAAAATCAGATTGGGGAGGAGACTGATGGGAGGTCTTCTCCTAACAAAAAGAGTAGGATGGGAGTCTCAGAAGGGATGGCACCGGAGGCAGAGTTGGTGGTGGCTGGGTCACA TCAGGGTCAAGAAGGATTTATGGCGCTTAAGCTCGATATGAGTAAGGCGTATAATAGAGTCAAGTGGGACTTCTTGGAAGCCATAATGTGTAAGTTGGGATTTGCTGCACGATGGGTAAAGCTTACTATGATTCGTATGGTTAAATATTTGGTGTTGGTTCATGGGAAGTCGTATGGTAATATTTCACCGTCAAGGGGAATTAGGCAGGGAGATCCTCTATCtccatatttcttcattttatatGCTGAAGGGTTGAACTCTATTTTGCAAATGGAAGATAGAGAAAACTGGATTATTGGCCTTCCAATTACTCGTGGGGGGACAAGGTTGAATTACTTATTTTTCATAGATGCTAGTTTGCTTTTCTGCAAAGCAAATACTATTAAATGGGTGAGAATTCAACACATACTGGAGATGTATGAGAAAGCTTATGGGCAGAAACTGAATAGGGAGAagaagtcaattttttttttagctggaATACAAAGAGGGAAGCTAAAGACCATATTCTTTCAGTTGCTAGG GATTTGGGATCAGATAAATGGATGGAAGGAGATATTTTTGTCACAGGTCGGGAAAGAAGTGTTGTTAAAAGCTGTTGTAGAAGCTATACCAACCTACACAATGAGTGTGTTTCAGCTTCCTAAGACTTTGTGTAAAGAGATTAACTCAATGATGTCAAGGTTTTGGTGGGAAAATATGGAGAAAGAAAAGCGCAcagcttggatgagttgggagcgGATGGAGAAGGCTAAGGAAAAGGGTGGAATGGGTTACAGAGACTTAGAATACTTCAATATGGCATTACTTGCAAAACAAGGGTGGAGGATCCTACAAAATCAGAATTCTCTAGTGGCTAAAGTGTTTGAGGAAAAATACTATAAGAAAGGGAACCTTTCTCAACTCAAATGTGGGGAAGAGGTCTTCATAtgcatggaggagtatttggaatGCAAATAA
- the LOC132179224 gene encoding uncharacterized protein LOC132179224 — MHTCDCERHLIFKKATVTASAGALMMRPESMSLKKLGAEWAVISSPPQLLPFSLKANTFSGGVCLRNVKGVQRLRRRGGVLCGARRRAVRYGGEEDGEEEYGHNEEIAMLEFYSQSAKGEALIVHAVVDDEEVQVLIFKGFSSSLSYRTSPDPSRSILPARAVIKSIDRIKGPFDPSNTEYIQKGLTWEAFKTSVLAN, encoded by the exons ATGCACACGTGTGACTGTGAGAGACACCTTATCTTCAAAAAGGCAACTGTGACGGCCTCTGCAGGAGCACTTATGATGCGTCCAGAGTCAATGTCGTTGAAGAAGCTAGGAGCCGAGTGGGCAGTGATATCCTCACCCCCCCAGCTGCTGCCGTTTTCTCTCAAGGCAAACACCTTTTCCGGCGGAGTTTGCTTACGGAATGTTAAGGGTGTGCAGAGATTGAGGAGGCGAGGAGGAGTTTTGTGCGGCGCGAGGAGGAGAGCAGTGAGATATGGTGGTGAAGAGGACGGTGAGGAAGAATATGGGCACAACGAGGAAATTGCGATGCTGGAATTCTATAGCCAGTCTGCCAAGGGAGAAGCGCTTATTGTGCATGCCGTGGTGGACGACGAGGAAGTACAAGTGCTTATCTTCAAG GGATTTTCTTCAAGCTTGAGCTACAGAACTTCACCGGATCCATCAAGAAGCATTCTTCCTGCTAGGGCAGTGATTAAGTCCATAGACAGAATTAAAGGACCTTTCGACCCTTCTAATACCGAGTACATTCAGAAAGGTCTAACGTGGGAAGCATTTAAGACCAGCGTCCTAGCCAATTAA